One Microbacterium marinum genomic window, GGGCGCGCCGACGTCGTGGTACGAGGGTGTCTCGGTGACGGCGTATGACCCGAACACCGGTGGAGGTGTCGGCGCCGTCCCCGACTCCCGGGGACGGTATTCGATCGAAGGACTCGGCGCGAAGAAGTACGAACTCGACGTCGAGATCGACGAATACACCGATTCCAAGGGTCGACGTGTCGTTCCGAACCTCCTTGGTCCTGGTACGCGCACGGTTGATCTCCGCTCCAGCAGCAAGCGCGGTGTGAACGCCACTCTCACACTTGGACGCACCATCAGCGGCAGAATCTCACTGCCGCCGGGTGCGCCGGCATCCTGGCTCAAGCGGATCTGGGTGCGCGCGGGCGGGGCAGTGGCCTACCCGAACTCCGCGACCGGCGCGTACACACTGGTTGGTCTTCGCCCCGGGCGGTATCCGGTGGATTTCGCAGCTGTCGACGATGGCGGCATGAGGCCTAATCTCGTCGACGAATACTACGGGGGCACGCCGCACGAGGATGAGGCACTGCTCGTGGACGTGCGCGCTGCGAACGCCGTCGGTATCAATCATGAGATGAAAGCAGGCAAGACCATCACGGGACGCGTGACTCTGCCGAAGGGGGCGCCCGCGTCGTGGCTGGGCTCCTCGACCGTGACTGCCTACTCCGAAGACCTGTCCGAGTGGATCTCGAAGGCGAACCCCGACCCGAAGACGGGTGTGTACAGGCTTGAGCGCCTACCGGCCGAGCCTGTTTACGTCGAGTTCGGACCGCGAGTGAGCTTGATCGGCGGACCGGAGAGCGTAACGGGAGTCCACGCGGAGTGGTACCCGAACGCGGACAATTGGTCATCGGCTGAGCCAGTGACTCCCGGGTCCGCTGGCATCGACGCAGACCTCACGTATGAGCTCTGGGGCACCCTGCGCTCGGCTACTCCCAAGATCAGCGGCAGCGCCAAAGTCGGCGCGATCTTGAAAGTGGGCACGGCCGGCTGGCAAGCCGGTACCACGTTCCGGTATCGCTGGCAGGCCGATGGCGCGCCGATCGCCGGGGCGACGAAATCGAAGTTCACCCCGACCGCGGTGCACCGAGGCAAGAGCATCACGGTATCGGTGACGGGTGCGCGCGAGGGGTGGACCTCGGTCACCAAAACGTCTGGACGAACGGCCGCCGTCGCGATGGGAACGTTGAAGACGGCGACGCCGAAGCTTTCGGGGAGGGTGAAGGTCGGCTCGAAGCTGACCGTGCAACCCGGCTCATGGACGAAGGACGCGAAGCTCAGTTATACGTGGAAGGCCGACGGCCGCCCCCTATCGGCGACGGGTAAGACGCTCACGCTCACACGGGCCCACGCCGGTAAGCGCATTACCGTCACTGTCGTAGGAACTGCCGCTGGCTACGCGAAAGCGTCGAAGACCTCGGCCAAGACCGCGACCGTCAAACGCTGACGCCGCGACCTCGGAGGCGCCGCTCGGCGGAGACCCCGGGGAGGTGCTGCGCGCGGCGGTCGTGGCATACGTTTCCCGCACCAATGCGGTCGGCGTAATGGGGTCGCAGCTGCTGAGGGTGCTTGCGGAGGGGCCGCCGCTGCAGGCGTTGCACCTCGAGGCGTCTGAGCCGTGGATGGCGCTGCTGGCCGAGGCGATCGCCGCGCGGGTGCCGGGGATCGACGCCGACACGGCGCACGCGCTGGCGTCGGGGCACGAGGCGGTCGCGAACGCGGCGATCCGCGCGTGGGCGCGCGGCTGCGGCGTGGGCGCTCCCGCCGACCGGGTCGAGGCGGCGCTCGCGCACCTGCGCTGGCCTGACCGCACCCGCCGTCGCCTCAGGGGACTCCGCTTCTGCTCGGGATGCCGCTCCTCGCCGTCCGCTGCACATCCGCTCCCCCGCCGCGTGACACCCCCACGGCGCCACCCAGCCGCAAGTGAGAGAGTTGCCGACGTTCCGGAGATCGAACTACGCGCGCACCCTGAGACCGCGCGGCAGGGGGCGGCTGTGCACGACGGTGAGCAGACGATTCGCTCGCGTCAGCGCCGTGTACAGGACCCCTTGTCGTCCCACGTTCTCCGGGAATGCGGCGGGCTCGACAACGACGACCCCGTCGAACTCCAGTCCGCGCGCACGTTCCGGCGGGAAAAGGGTGAGCGTTTGACCGCCACTGCGCCACGTGGACGCGTCTCCGAAATCCGCCTGCCAGCCGCGCCGCACGAGCGCTGCCTGCACCGCGAGCGGTTCGACCGTGATGATCGCAACAGTCCCCGCACCTACCCGCGCGAGTAGTTTCGTGGCCCGTGACAACGTCAGCTCCGGTAGCTCCCTTAGGGACACGGCCCGGGTGACTGTAGGTTCCTCTCCATCCTGCTGGAGCGAGTACAGATGCCTGTCACGCGCGGGCAGTAGCTGGTTGGCGAAGCGAAGGATCTGCGCCGTGGACCGGTATCCGCGGGCAAGAATCTCTACCGGTGCCTGCCCGTCGCTGTCTTCGATCGCGAGCAGGTTGGCCACCTCCTTCCACGACCCGAACGTGTGATCCGTGCGACGCTGATTCATATCACCGAGGATTGTCCATCCGCCGCGGTTTCCCAGCCACCCCAAGACCTCCCACTCAATGGGGTGGATGTCCTGCGCCTCATCGACAATGACGTGGCCTGGGTTCTCCACTCGAGTTGTCCGGACTCCGATGTATGCCATGAGACCGCGGTATGAAGTGATTCGACTCGCCTGCAGCCTCTCGAAGGTGGTAGGCAACTCTCGCAGGTACCGCACCCACTCCGCCTCCAAACCGTTTGCGGGCGGATCTTCCAGGAACCAGCGAAGCTCGGCATAAACGTCGCTCGCCGTCGCTTTCTCCCCGACGTCGTCCAACCCCGCTCTCGCCCGCGAGTAGGCCGCGTCAATCAATCGCGCCAGACTCTGATCGACGTCCTGCAGGACGAATGACTCGGTTGGCATGTCCGAGCGGGGCAGTCCTGCGAGCTCCTCGAGCAGTGTGGGAATCGGCTTCACCTCATACTGCGAGTCATCGGCGATGAGAGCTCGTAGGGCGCCCTGCACATGTTTGACGTACTCCACCGTGGGTCCCAGCACGAGAACCTTGCCCGAGATGGGAGCCACATCCTTGCTGAGGAGATACGCCGCACGATGGGCGGCGACGATCGTCTTTCCCGTCCCGGGATGTCCTTGGAGTATCTGGTTCTCCCGAGCGGGGCGAGTGATCGCTTCATATTGATCGGACTGCAGCGTCGCCAGGACTGCGGACATTGCGGCAGTCTTCGGGGCCGCGAGCTGGCGGCGAAGCAGGTCTGGAGCTCGAAGCACCGGCCCTGGAACCAGCCCGCGCGAGACGCGGGCGGACTCCGGTCCAGGAGCTACCTCGACTATTTTGGCGCTGTGGTCGATGTCAGGTGTCGAAGCTCCCACCCCACGCGCCCGTCCCTTCGCGAAGGGTGCTCGCGGAATCTGCAACCTGCGCTCGGGGAAGAGCTCAGCCACTTGTTCCGGTCCGAACGTCTCGTCTTGGTAGTCCACGATGCGTCCGCCTTGGTGCGCGAGCACCCGCACGCCGACGACGTTCTCACAAAGCTCGTGGTGCTCAGCTGCCTTTCGGTAGTACGTGCACGCAACCTTCGCGGTCCAGCTGAATACTTTGAAATCGCCACCGTCGAGATACGCCGTGCCGATATAGAAGTCTCGAGCGCCATCGAGCGACGCATCGGGTGACCCCAAAGCCACGCGACCAACCAGTTCGCCCGCCATCGCGACGTCTGTCGATGTGGAGGTCGTCCATGTGTTCTGAGTCTGTGCGCTGCGGAGTCGCTGATGCCGGGCGGCATTCTTCGACAGTTCCTCGTTGTAGCGTTTTTCCTTGGCCATTTCATCGGCGACCACGCCCGGTTTTGCCGCGCCACTCACTGGAGCACCTCAAGAACGCAAACTGCGAGGTACCGCAGAGACACTGCCTCCGGCCTTTGCGCGTCGAGTTCAGCCGCGAGCGCCTCGTACCGCTCTTGCTGCCGTCGCTTTTGCCCCTCCACCATCCGGAGCACGCTACGTCCCCGGTCTCTCTCCAACATGGTCTGCATGCGTCGATGGATCCCCTTCATCCGGCGCGCGTGTTGATCCGCGAGGATCGCTCGGCGCGCCTCTGCGAGCGCGCCTTCCTCGATGTCTCGACGGTCCTGTACCTCCCGATGCCGAAGTTCGAGTTCGCGCTTCGCTCGATTGGCTAACCGCGGCAGCGGACCCGTATCGATTGGACGCCCTTTCCCCATCGTGCCGCGGGCAAGCGCCGCCAGAAGCGCGTCTGCCGGGGAGCTGCCCATTGTCTTGCCCGTGAAATCGATGGACGCACCCCAGATCTCATCACCACCGCGGCTCGCGT contains:
- a CDS encoding carboxypeptidase-like regulatory domain-containing protein — its product is MSRKFGALIVALAVLIPSGVLYSPEATAASTRTVSGTVTLPKGAPTSWYEGVSVTAYDPNTGGGVGAVPDSRGRYSIEGLGAKKYELDVEIDEYTDSKGRRVVPNLLGPGTRTVDLRSSSKRGVNATLTLGRTISGRISLPPGAPASWLKRIWVRAGGAVAYPNSATGAYTLVGLRPGRYPVDFAAVDDGGMRPNLVDEYYGGTPHEDEALLVDVRAANAVGINHEMKAGKTITGRVTLPKGAPASWLGSSTVTAYSEDLSEWISKANPDPKTGVYRLERLPAEPVYVEFGPRVSLIGGPESVTGVHAEWYPNADNWSSAEPVTPGSAGIDADLTYELWGTLRSATPKISGSAKVGAILKVGTAGWQAGTTFRYRWQADGAPIAGATKSKFTPTAVHRGKSITVSVTGAREGWTSVTKTSGRTAAVAMGTLKTATPKLSGRVKVGSKLTVQPGSWTKDAKLSYTWKADGRPLSATGKTLTLTRAHAGKRITVTVVGTAAGYAKASKTSAKTATVKR
- a CDS encoding AAA family ATPase, whose protein sequence is MVADEMAKEKRYNEELSKNAARHQRLRSAQTQNTWTTSTSTDVAMAGELVGRVALGSPDASLDGARDFYIGTAYLDGGDFKVFSWTAKVACTYYRKAAEHHELCENVVGVRVLAHQGGRIVDYQDETFGPEQVAELFPERRLQIPRAPFAKGRARGVGASTPDIDHSAKIVEVAPGPESARVSRGLVPGPVLRAPDLLRRQLAAPKTAAMSAVLATLQSDQYEAITRPARENQILQGHPGTGKTIVAAHRAAYLLSKDVAPISGKVLVLGPTVEYVKHVQGALRALIADDSQYEVKPIPTLLEELAGLPRSDMPTESFVLQDVDQSLARLIDAAYSRARAGLDDVGEKATASDVYAELRWFLEDPPANGLEAEWVRYLRELPTTFERLQASRITSYRGLMAYIGVRTTRVENPGHVIVDEAQDIHPIEWEVLGWLGNRGGWTILGDMNQRRTDHTFGSWKEVANLLAIEDSDGQAPVEILARGYRSTAQILRFANQLLPARDRHLYSLQQDGEEPTVTRAVSLRELPELTLSRATKLLARVGAGTVAIITVEPLAVQAALVRRGWQADFGDASTWRSGGQTLTLFPPERARGLEFDGVVVVEPAAFPENVGRQGVLYTALTRANRLLTVVHSRPLPRGLRVRA